Below is a genomic region from Equus caballus isolate H_3958 breed thoroughbred chromosome X, TB-T2T, whole genome shotgun sequence.
AGAGCCTTTGTAGGAGTTCAGGATTCCCAAGGAGAGATTCCAGCACTccattggaggaaaaaaaaaaaaaaaaaaaatatatatatatatcagtatatatatatagtgtaaaTCAATTTGAAGGGGTTTTTTTGGAGGGGTAATTTGCAACTGATAACATCCTATCATGCAGATGTCTAGGATCTTTATAGCACCAGCTTTTCCATCGAGACATGGAATACAGATGGAAAAAATACACACTGTTTATTTCTGTAAGGCTTTGGCCTCAAATCTCAAATTACTGTTCTGGACTACATCTGTGCCTTAAGAGATTTTTTCCCTAGACTGTGCAGGACAAAAAGGCCTATCCCTTCCCATGTTTTCCAGGGACCTATTCTCCTTGTGTCTACTTGTCCTCAAAAGTAGGGCAATCATCTCTTTCCAAGTGCATCCCTTTTACTACACTAGCCCCataggagaaaaaagagacatagagacagagagacagaggcacCAACCACATGATCTTTTAGAATGGACAGtccaaagagaaaaattcaaagaaagagaGCACGGAACCAAGAGTTTTTAGCatcttttctttcacagaaagctCCACCTCTCAGTGCCATTTTTAAATGGTGTCCTCATTCTTGGGCTTCACCTACACCAACACTCTTCTTTCTAAGAGCAATAAGGAGGAGGTTACTAGATTTGAACTCCTCCTAGACATTTGAGTGTACCATTAGTACTCCCCTCCTTCcattttactctttccttttaaTTGAGTGAATTAAATAGCCAGAATTATAGACAAACACGGGTATTAGCCATCCCATTTGGGGGAGTAGATCAGTAATATTCCAGAAAAGTCATGTCTGTACCATCATGAAGCTACTTCGCTAAGACACGGCATGGTTCTTGAATGTTAACCAGGTCCAATTGGATGGACAACACAGCTCCTCAAAGACTTTACAAATGTATCTTGGATATTGTTCCTAGAAGTCACATGAAAGGATCTGGGTGAACTTACCTCAAGGTCATTCTAGATTCGATGCCAAGAAGTTATCTGTCAGTCTACACCTTGCATCAAATTTCACAGATATATTGCCTAGTCAAGATTGTTAAGTAATGCAAAGTACAGCAGTAGGAGTCTAAACAATATAAGGCTCACATTATAAAATACCCCAAATTTGCCATGACCCTATAAAAAAATACACCACATTCATAGTAACCATTATCAGTTAAATTTCTTGTTCTCTTAGCAAAAATTCCAACAGAATGAATATCCTCTCCTATATTCCCAAAAGCCAATTACGTCCCATCATATGTACAAAGCCACAGTACCCTATTCCCTTTCTTCTGATGACACTCAATTTCAACCAGAGAATTTCACTCATGTGACTCAAGTTTGGGTTTCTTCTTTCATTAGCTACAACTGGCAGCATTTTCTACTGAAACTGATTTTGCTCCTTTTTAGCACATCTAAAGACTGATTATTCCAGCACCAATTCAATCATCTGAATAACTTGTCTAAATGCTTTAATTACCAGGACACAAAAATATCTCAACACTGGCCCCATACCTCCAAAGTTATCCATAAATCAGCTGATTTCCCAGGATAAAAGATCTTTCAACAAATTTACAACCTAAGAATCAATTCCCACAATTTCCCAAGATAAATTGATAACCTCAGAACCCCACACATATTAGAGTCTGGACCCTTCTTACCATTACTAGCCACAAAccaaagcagaaattaatgataCTTGAGGAAAGACAGCAGGCAGAGAAAAATGACTTTATGGGCTTTCAGCTGTTAAGATAAATGATGCTGTGCAAATATGTCGACCTTACCCTGCTTCCTCTAAGATTTCTTTGCATACGGCAATAGCAACACACAGAACACATGAGGCTATGTGGATTCACAATAACTGGTTTATTTATGCTAGCTATGATCACACTAAGTAAATGGATATCAGACAAGTATCATACTCAAAGACACTCTTGAGCATGCATACGgtcacaaaaatggaaacaatctagCATCCTTCTTCTTATGTGTATATTCATACATTTCACTGACCAAGAAATCTTGTTAAATCCACtaatttataacattttctttctaataatataacacaaaatattttaaagccttGTCAAACACTCTAACCCAACAGATTCTCAAATTCCACTATTTTTATTCTGAAGAGTATTACACCCATTTCttgtatatgtttttatatatttttctccatacAAAAAGAAGCTCACTTTTACATTCTctcacatttttctctctccagttaAAACTAACACCTTTTTATGTATTAACTAATCATGTAATCCATACATCTCCACCATTTGTGTTAACTCTTTGTTGACAAAAAAGTTGAGTGTGAGAATTGCATAAATTGGTAGGTCAATATACAGAATTTTTATGGACAATATTGGAAATTCTTGTGTGCATTACAAGCATCTTTACATTACCTATACATTTTTAGCATCATCATGGATTTATGACTTTTTTAGTAGACTCCACTGTTCCAATTGACTGCAACTGtcgcttgttttctttttttgatgctCAATTTTCACTCTGCCCAGTGAGAGGCTCTTCGGGTGGGCCTCTTTTTCAATGCTCAATATGTCACTCTGCCTGCTGAGAGACTTCTTCAGGCCTCTTTGCCCTTTGTACCCCAAGTCAGCATTCTCACCTTCTATAAATggcaagatgttccaggctcatcttgctTTCTCCTGCCCCAAGATTTGGTGCCAGCTAccctccaaggagccctggttccttttaatgGAGAATAGTTTAAGGAGCCAAAATCTGGGCGCTAGAGTACAGCACAGATTTTTCCACAATGCTACCTGTAACGGGTAAGGCAACTTCAGAGACCATTTAGGCTACTGCAGTGACAGAGCAGGAGACTTCCAGGGCAAGAGCACATATTCCCAAATTACTTTTTCCAAATCTCTTTTCACCAGTCGTGATTGCCATATCACGCTATATCTTGCCATACCCAAGTCATGCATTCAGAGTTCACTGTTGATGAATGATTAGAgccttccatttccattttcattcttctggCTCTTCATCCACGGATCCTGGAATCTGCTCCAAATTGTAAAGGTCCAAATGCTTCTCTCTGCCAGAATAATCTATACTATTtttactagaaaaagaaaattaaatgccaGTCTCCCCCCGGGTAGCATTgtcaaatttagcaaataaaaatacatgcgATATTTGGTACATACTTATACTAAAGCAAAatctgttgtttatctgaaattcaaatttagctgaACATCCTGTATTTTTTCTAGAAATCCTACCTGCAAGGAAAGACTAGGGAATCTAAAAACATAGGTTATCTAGTATCACAGATGAAGTCTTCCAACACTAATATATACgaattgaaaggaaaatatgaaaactacTGGCTTTCAAGGCTCTTTCAAAAatctttctaattttcattttcatgggTCAAATGCAGACCTATACTTCTTTATTTAAGTCCCTAATTTTGAACACAGTCTTTTTTCCCATCATAACTGTTTTATCAGTGCTATTCTAGTCTAATTGTTGCCCCCACATACAATTTCGAGTAGTGAACATTAATGTTTCAGTGGCTCTTACATATACACAGATTTGATCCATTACCAGAGTGTTTCATTATCTTAAAATCCCTCAAACCAAGCCAAAAGATCAGAAAACACAATGACATTCATATCAAGAATAAGTAGAAACAATGTTTTTACtattacaatttttaaactttccaaGCAGTAAATTCACGTAGATTAATTTCTATAGGCTGTTATGAATTTTCACAACATTGATGGCTTAAAACACACAAATTGGATTACAGaatattctaattattattaCATATTCACTTTACATTAAGTGCTCCCTAAAAACAACAATCGGAGATATTTTTATGTATTGCAAAAGGTTTTGTtccatattaaaataaacacagaggATTCAGAAAGTTGTCACAAAAAAATGTAGTGCAAATGTCCCAATCTTTGCATGGATTAAAACATACCATGCTGCTTCTCCCAGTTTTGCAGTCTGTGGTAATTGCACAGCCACCACAGAGTTGAAATATAGTCAGAAAACATGGTTAAAAATTTTACCAAGTAAAATTCCCCCCTCtcaatttttaccattttaattagGAGCATCAGATTAGAATCCCAGATTAGAATCCCAGAgcaagagcaggaaaaaaaatgtatgtgtgtgtggatatacatgtacatatatatgtatgtatgtatatccacacacacacatacatatccacacacatttcaaaaatttatatatatatgtgtatacacacatacatttgtatatatacacacatacatacactttTTACTGTATAAAGACCAAGTTGCGCTTGATAGAAATGTCTCATCTTTAAAcatcacacaaaaaagaatgaaaataggacctggtccggtggtgtagtggtcagtttgcctgctctgctttggtggccagggttcgccagtttgcatcctggccacagacctatGCTCTGcttatcaagcaatgctgtggcaggcattccaaatataaaatagaggacgatgggcgtagatgttaggtcagggccaatcttcctcagcaaaaagaggatcagtggaggatgttagctcagggctaatcttccccccaaaataaatgAACCGAGTATAATATCAAGAACTTAGAatgcaaacaaaaataacaacaggggccagcatggtggtgtagtggataagttcatgtgctccactttggtggcccagggttcatgggtttggatccagggcatggaaCTATGCaccacttatgaagccatgctgtggcagcatcccacatacaaaatagaggaagagtgggaCAAAGGTTAACTCAATggcaatcttccccaagcaaaaaagaggaggattggaaacagatgttagctcagggccaatcttcctcaccaaaaaacccaaaaaacaaccccctcccaaaaaaaccaacaaatcctcaagaaaatagaagaaattggAGAAGAATCAATGAATTTGTTGGTACATAAATAATAGaactgataaataaaatcagCTGCTGGTTCTTTGAATggatcaaagaaagaaaaacaaaacaaaattaatctCTAGTAAGCCCATTTAAGaaatgaataaacatttattaagcagtaCTCCCCCAAAAGATGGGGAATAATGttaagagaaatatatatacatattatttatatatacatattattttttgaatttatatataaattatataaaaataaattttatataatttatatataaaataaattttgtatatataaattttaaaaataatatgtatatagataaaaataatgGTTTTCTGAATAGATTATGCATaaaacttattttcttccttttgcttctctGCTGTTCCTTACGTTCAGTTTTCtactttagaaataagaaaaaagagttaattttaataacaacAACATATATATgcgtgcatatacacacacagctAAAAAgggtttaaaatatatgaaatactgGAAGATATTTTCTCCAGGTGGTTGGATTAGCATTTTATGTATCCACATATGTGTccctgaattttccaaatttaaatgaatataatttttaaagtagattcCCAAAATATATGtagagttttatttcattttaaaaatcaaaatagcaTGTCTCTGCATGCATGTCCATATGTGTTCGCATGTGCGTATGTCTGTCTGCCCAACAATAGGAGACCAGCAAAATTGAGCTCTAAGGATTGTTTCTGGGTGACGGCAGTTTGTGTgacttttattctcttatttgtacttctttcctctattttccaaattttatcaaatcaatcaaagaacatttttaagcaagtaataaacttaattttcaaaatgattctatcttcataagaaaattatttaatataactATTTATTATAACTCATATATGTAGTTATACTCAGAGGTGGAAGTAAATAGGTAAAATGTTAACTGTTTCTGAGTGGCAAGGTTAAAGATGATCTTTATATCttattcctttctgcttgtctatttttatataatatctaATCAAGACCATGTTCTTGTTCCATTTCTAATCAGAAGAGAACGTCAGGAAATGAATTTGTTAGAATTCTGTGAGGCCTCTAATTGCGGGCAGAGCCTCCACTTTCCTCTGTGTACCGGgactttttacatttaaaacacaTCTTTCGCCATGAGAAATTGATCCTAGAACACTGGTCACAGTCCCAGTCCCCTACTTTGCGCCTGATGGTATCTTTTGCAGAGTGACAGATGCCAGCCTCTTGCTTAAACCTCTCTGGCAAGAACTTCCTGGTATGGAGATGCTTACCCTTCCAGCTAGTCAGGGAATTTTTCACAAGAGGAACGGCTGCAGCTTTTGTTGCTGCTCCTGGGAGAGAATACGTCGGTAGGAATGAGTAAGAGGATTCAGAGAGACTaaagggcagcagctgaccagcctGGGTCCAGGCCCTCAAGATCTCAGAGCAAGGAAAAACAGGTACCTCCTGGTCATTCCCCCATATGGAAATCACTTTCTGCCCCTTTGCCTCTCCCCCTATAGCCGCAGTCATAGGAGTAGCAGCAGTCCCCGGGCCTGCTCCCTGCGTGGCCCCCTCCCTTGTCCAGTAACTGACTGCATCAGGAGCAAAAGCAAGCGTGCCTAATGTCTgtgtctcctttcccttctccaatTCCTCTGTTCTTTCCTGCTTCTGAAACTGAGACCTTAACACCCTAAGAAGCGCATTCCTGAGTAAATTTCGTTCTTCCTCTACTCTACGAAGGATCGTGAGATTTTGTTGAAGTTGGAGCTGGGcaatctccttttctcttttttgcttatcCCTGAGTCTATTCACCATCCCTACCAAAGCATTAGAGAACACCTTCTGCTCCTCCAGCTGATCCTGGAGCTTTTTTACCTTTTCTCTATCGTCCCTCTTCTGCCTCCGTGCGAAGCGTACTGCCAGGGCCAGGGTGCCCCAAGCACAAGCCTCCTTGATGGCTCTCGATATTGCTGAGTCCGTCAGGATGTCCCGCAACTTCTCTTCCATTTCACCCCAGGACTCACACATCTGCATCCTGTAAAAGTACGGGCGAACTCCACCTCGAAGTAGCTGCTTATTTATGAAATCTACAACCTCTCTCTGAAAGAAGCCACAGTCTGGATCATTAAAATTTACAGCCATTCTATGTAAAGCACCCCCTAGCCTGCTTTACCTGAGTAAGCACGCAGTAACAGCATATGGCCCTTGACCTCTCCTCTCTAGTATCACAATTTCTCTATGGCAAGTTGTATGCCCCCTAGTGGTGTGAGGGATTAGCCAACAGTCAATAGAGACAGCTGCTAGAAGTAAGCCTGGGGGTCGGCCCGTGGCTGAGCGGAGAAGTTCGTGCGCTCGGCTTCCTCCGCCTGGGGTTTCGCCCGGCCGGGGTTTCCCcgagggtttcaccagttcggatcccgggcgccgACATGgccccactcaccaagccatgctgaggcagtgtcccacatgccacaactagaaggacccacagctaaaaatatgtaactatgggggggggggggcgggcgcggaagactttggggagaaaaaggagaaaataaaatcttaaaaaaaaaagaagtaagccTGAGAAAGTCAGAGGATTTAACAATAAGGAGGTGAATACAAAGACtatataacaaaacaaaagaaaacaaaaccaatctGTTTATTTCAGGCTGCGCAATCTCATAGTGAATACAGACACATACTTAATATTTACTAAATTGACATGGCCAATATTACTTTGATAAGCATGTTGTGTTTCATCATGCTGCAACCAATTTATAAGATATTTGAGAGCAGGGGCACTCTTTTACCATTAGCACCTGTTACACACAGCAGAAACACAataactttttttgaggaagattagtcccgaGTTAACATtcactaccaatcctcctctttatttactgaggaagattggccctgagctaacatccatgcccatccttctctacgttatatgtgggatgcccgccacagcatggcttgataagcggggcgatgtccactcctgggatcggaactggcgaaccccaggctgtggaagcagagcatgggaacctagccgctgcgtcaccaggccagcccccacaataaCTGTTTTTGATTAATGTATTTCATAGTTTATGTAAACTTGCTCACTCTGTACAAATTCTTATTTTCccattatattttcattcatgtAGAATAAAATTTGAACCTTGTATTTAATAGTCAAAAAGACGTttattaaggggccagccctgtgacatagtggttacgttcgcactctctgcttcggcagccgagggttcgcaggttcagatcccaggtgtggacttagcaccactcgtcaggccatgctgaggcagcatcccacataaaatagaggaagattggcacagatgttagctcagggccaatcttcctcacacacacacaaaagaatacaaaaagaCATTTATTAACTATCTTTTTAGAGCCAGGCATTGTGTTAAGTGGTAAGGAAATACAAAGATCAGTAAGACATAACCCTCAAACTATAGAGGCCCATTTCCTAGTGTCATTTTGAACACTTGCTTTCAGATAAGCCTGTTGCAAGTAAAATTCAAAACTCAGACAACAGCTCCTcagcattattattactattattaagaatgaatatttttctcGTTCTTGatagattttcttcatatatgagATACACAAATTGCTTATCCTGTGGTCACATAAATACAATGGGGAATTGCCTGTAGCAATGAGGCCCTGTATATAAAGTGGACAGAGATGTTTCCTACCAGCATAATCTctcctggagaaaaagaaaacacaagaacaATAACTTGTTTACATTTGCATATGAATCCAgtttttaactataaaaatttTACTCCCTTGTCATGGGTGAGGTAGATGCTGAGATGGAGTTGGGAATGCAAGATGTTTATTATAGGTCAACATCTTCAAAAGGAAAGGGCAGGATTGAGCAGAGGGGGAAGTCGAATGCAGCCCAATGCAGGCCCATCAAACACTTGGCCAAGCCAACTTAGCACTTGGGAGTGAGTATTGCCTATCAGAATCATCACCCAACAAGCTGAAACAGTCAGGCCTTTATACCTCCACTTCTCACAGTCACTAAATGCGAGTAGCCTTGGAACTGACCTACCTCGGATGAGGTAACTCTCTGAAGCTGAGAAGCTGACAGCCGGAAGCTGAATGCTGATCCCACTCCCCACAGCCTAGCAGCAAGTCATGCCTTAATGGAGGAACTGAGCAATGCATTTCTGTGTTTAGCGGAAACTTCTCTTCTTAGATATACTTCTCCATATATATTCAGGGAACAGCTCCTCCAGGATTTTGGTGGGCCTCTTTTCCTGAGCAGATACTGATAAGGGGAAAGTTAGCGGGATGAACTACATCTCCTACCGTGATCAattcttattttcctccttcctaGATTCTTCTCATCCTCAGCTATTGCCTCTGCTGGAATCAGTGGCTTACCTGACAGCCAGACCCAGGCCACCATGGTTCTGTACACATCCCTCCCTGCTCCATTGTGTAGCAACAACTCTGTCTCACCCTGATGTTCAGAGTCAGTTACCCCAAGATGGTGACTCTTCTTCTTGCCTGCTGGACTCTGGACCAGCCTGAAAAACAAAGTTCTCTAGTGAATTATTTGGAGTGATGGTAAATGGAATAGCCCCTGCTTCCACACTTTGCTTCACGGATCTATATATTCTTCCTCTTGGGGACACGGTGCCAGGTAAATGTCTTTGATTCAATACAAACACTAAATCCTGGAGGATGACACTCCCATCCTTTCAGAATATTGCCTCAGAATTGGTGCCTTAGCTATACCTTCAGTAGGTCATCCCAACATTTTCTAAGGCTAGCAGCTCCTGTGTAGTGTACTATGTCATATGACCAATGGATCCTGTGGTCATGAGCCATTCCCATACTTCTCTTGCTGTGAAATGCGTCCTTTGGTATGATGTAATATTATGTAAGATCCCATTGGTGGATCAAACATTGTATAAACCCCTGGATAGTGGTGCTCACTGAGGTCCTGCTGGCAGGAAAGAAAAACCATGCCTGGAAAACAAACTGCTGACCCCTCCAGAATTGAAAGAGTCCAATGTAGTCAGTTTACCGCAAAGTAGCCAGTTGGTCTCTTCAAGGAATGCTGCCATATCAGGGGTTCCATTTTGATCTCCATTGCAGAAAGTTTGGACATTCACAAGTGGCAGTAGATAGATAAATCCTAGTAAGTGTGAGTCTATGTTGCTGGGCTCATGTGCAGCCTCCATCTCTGTCACTGTGACTACTTTGCTCATGTGCCCATTATGACAGCACTGGAGTGGCTGATGACAGAGGCTAACTGATGTTAACTGGCCAAGGCTTTTTCTCTACTTGGTTGTTTAGTGCTTCTTTCGTGGCAGATGCTCTTTGGTGGATATTAGCAAGTGATACtaaaatctttatatttcttGCCCACCCATATGTGAATCCACATCCAGCAATATTAGATATTCTTATCTCCAGTCTTCTAACATTTTCCTTCCAGGCTACTGatcatttgaatatattttaaccTTAGACACTTCTATTTCCACACAAAATGAATGACCAGATGCAATACCCAAAGCTCTGCCAAGCGGGAGAGTGTTTCCTCATCACTGTCTTCCAAGGCCTCTGTGACTGAAGTTGTGATAACAGCCATCCATTTTGGGTTTGAACCCATATATGGGGCTGCCTTATCTGTAAATAAATCTCaagctttttcttcctccttcagcCGATCATATGGAAATCCCACATTGCCATAACTGTGAGCTGAAGGAGAGGCAACAGTGTAATAGTGATTATGTGCTATGGGGGTCTGAGCCACCTGTGTATGCAGTTTGCTTGTGCATACTGGTCCTCCTTATTTTCCATTCCAGAGACACTACTTCCATTCAAGAGATTCTACTTCTATCTTATAAGGGATTGTTGCTGGACCTACCCCAACATTTGATTAGAAGGTCTTAAGGACCCATCTTATCATGGGCTGGTTCTGTCCACATGGCCAAACGTTCTATCTCCTAGTATTACACCTGGGCCTGGTAGAATACTATGAGTTGTTTTTCAAAAGGTTCTGCTCTTGCTTCAGGACCTCAGGACCCTGGGTTGTGATTCTCCCACTAGGGTTGGCCACAAATGCCACATTGCATCTTTCCTCACTAATAATACTTCGAATATCATAGGGTCTACTTCATATGGCCCGAGTAGACAAAGTTCTGGCCCCATAGCCTAGATTGGCTACAGAGCCTTTTCCTGCTCTGGGCTGCACTCAGAGTTGGCAGCATTTCACACCACTCACCATAAGGCCAGAGTAATATTCCAAGGTATAGAATATGCTACCTCCAGACTTCATGGAGGCATTGTGCCTGGAGGTACAAGTTGAAAGAGTCTGTCTTTTACTTTGGAGGGGATATGTTAGCACACTCCTGACCACTGAACCTGTAAAATTGTATGGATGTGGCAGGTCCCTAAATTTTTATAGGTTTACCTCTAACCATCTGGAGCACATATGTCTTATCAAGGCCTCTAGCATGCACTTGTTCATCCCTGCTGAACAACAAAATAGCATCAATGTAATGGATCTATGTGATGTTCTAATGGGATATCCAAATTGTCCAGAACTCTTCAAACACTATGCATGACTATACATGTAGAGCTACTATGATTATATATGTAAAGGCACATTGTTTCCATTCAAGGTGAACAGGGACAATTTGTGATTGAGATAGAAAAGAATGCATTCCCCCAAATCATACCATGTAAATGAGGTAGTATCGATCTGCTCCAGCAAAGTACTACATGCCACATGGCAGTTGTGGAATTACTACTTTTGGGCGACCTGTGGTTATTTACTGCCATTATCAAGGATGTATCCAATATTGAGAAGGAATTGAAAAGTTAAGCTGGGGACATCTAATTGTTCCAGACCAGGGAACCTATCAAGGTCTAATGGGTTCATGTCAAAGAATGCATGGGGCCAATTAAAGGGGCTCCCACTAGTGAAAGATGGAAAACTTGGAGTATCAAAAGTGTCTGAAATTGATTAGAACACATCAGTTTTTTTAAGTGTGCTTATAGTGATACTTAAAAGGCAAAAACCACGTTGATGAACATTGGATGTTTCTACAGCATTAACTCATTATTCTGGTTATTGATAAATAAAGTTTAGAAAATCTATCACTTATCCT
It encodes:
- the LOC102148983 gene encoding testis-expressed protein 13A-like, with product MAVNFNDPDCGFFQREVVDFINKQLLRGGVRPYFYRMQMCESWGEMEEKLRDILTDSAISRAIKEACAWGTLALAVRFARRQKRDDREKVKKLQDQLEEQKVFSNALVGMVNRLRDKQKREKEIAQLQLQQNLTILRRVEEERNLLRNALLRVLRSQFQKQERTEELEKGKETQTLGTLAFAPDAVSYWTREGATQGAGPGTAATPMTAAIGGEAKGQKVISIWGNDQEVPVFPCSEILRAWTQAGQLLPFSLSESSYSFLPTYSLPGAATKAAAVPLVKNSLTSWKGKHLHTRKFLPERFKQEAGICHSAKDTIRRKVGDWDCDQCSRINFSWRKMCFKCKKSRYTEESGGSARN